The genomic window GGTTTTTAGAAGAAGGATTAATTGAAGAACTCAATAGCTTCTCGCCAATTACTGACTACACGGGTAAATTAGAATTACACTTTTTAGGTCACAACTATAAACTCAAGCAGCCAAAGTACGACGTAGACGAAGCCAAGCGGCGCGATAGCAGCTACGCGGTGCAAATGTACGTCCCAACCCGTTTGATTAATAAAGAAACCGGGGAAATAAAAGAGCAAGAAGTATTTATTGGCGATTTGCCGCTCATGACCGATCGCGGTACATTTATTATTAACGGCGCAGAACGAGTAATAGTCAACCAAATCGTCCGTAGTCCCGGAGTATACTACAAATCCGAAGTAGACAAAAACGGTCGCCGCACTTATTCAGCTAGTTTAATTCCTAACCGGGGAGCATGGCTGAAGTTTGAAACCGATCGCAACGGCTTAGTTTGGGTGAGAATTGATAAAACCCGCAAGTTATCGGCGCAAGTGCTATTAAAAGCTTTGGGACTATCAGATAATGAGATTTTTGAATCTTTGCGTCACCCAGAGTATTTTCAAAAAACCATTGAAAAAGAAGGGCAATTTAGCGAAGACGATGCCCTAATGGAGTTGTACCGCAAGTTACGACCCGGCGAACCTCCCACTGTGTCCGGCGGTAATCAGTTATTAGAATCGCGCTTTTTTGACCCCAAACGTTACGATTTAGGGCGAGTAGGACGCTACAAAATTAATAAAAAACTGCGGCTATCTATTCCTGACACTACCAGGGTACTTACACCTGTTGACATTTTGGCTGCCGTTGACTACCTAATCAACTTAGAGTTTGACATGGGTAGCATTGACGATATCGACCACTTGGGCAATCGACGAGTAAGAAGTGTAGGGGAATTGCTACAAAACCAAGTCAGGGTCGGGTTAAATCGCCTAGAGCGGATTATTCGCGAACGCATGACCGTATCTGACCCCGACACCTTAACCCCCGCATCCTTAGTTAACCCCAAGCCCTTAGTAGCGGCAATTAAAGAGTTTTTTGGTTCTAGCCAATTAAGTCAGTTCATGGATCAAACAAATCCTTTAGCTGAACTTACCCACAAACGCCGCTTGTCAGCCCTAGGCCCAGGGGGCTTAACCCGCGAACGCGCAGGTTTTGCGGTGCGAGATATTCATCCTTCTCACTACGGGCGAATTTGCCCAGTAGAAACTCCCGAAGGACCAAATGCGGGGTTAATTGGCTCCTTGGCAACTCACGCTAAAGTCAATCAATACGGCTTTTTAGAAACGCCCTTTAGACCCGTAGAAAACGGCATCGTTCAGTTTGACAAACCCCCCGTATATATGACGGCGGACGAAGAAGACGACCTGCGCGTAGCCCCCGGCGACCTGCCTATTGATGAAAATGGTCAGATATTAGGAAAAAAAGTCACTGTCCGCTATCGTCAGGAATTTGCCAGTACCACCCCCGATCAAGTGGATTACGTGGCGGTATCTCCGGTACAAATTGTCTCTGTAGCCACTAGCTTGATTCCCTTTTTGGAGCATGACGACGCTAACCGGGCGCTAATGGGATCGAATATGCAACGGCAAGCTGTACCATTGCTAAAACCAGAGCGTCCTTTAGTGGGAACAGGTTTAGAAGCCCAAGCAGCGCGAGACTCTGGCATGGTAATCGTCAGCCGGACTGACGGAGAAGTTGTATATGTAGACGCGACTAAAATTCGCGTCCGCGTAAAAAGCAAAGAAATTGCTGGAGGCGCTCAAACTACTGCCCAACCTCAAGAAATTGAGTACCCAATATCTAAGTATCAGCGCTCGAACCAAGACACTTGTTTAAATCAACGCCCTTTGGTTAGGTTTGGCGATCGCGTAGTTGCTGGACAAGTTCTAGCTGATGGTTCATCTACCGAAGGCGGAGAACTAGCGCTAGGGCAAAATATTACCGTCGCTTATATGCCTTGGGAAGGGTACAACTACGAAGATGCGATCTTAATTTGCGAAAAACTCGTCCAAGACGATGTTTACACCTCAATTCACGTCGAAAAATACGAAATTGAAGCTCGGCAAACCAAGCTAGGACCAGAGGAAATCACTAGAGAAATCCCCAACGTCGGCGAAGATGCTCTGCGCCAACTTGATGAACAAGGAATTATCGGCATTGGTGCTTGGGTAGACTCAGGCGACATATTAGTGGGCAAAGTTACCCCCAAAGGCGAATCAGATCAACCACCTGAAGAAAAACTATTGCGGGCAATCTTTGGCGAAAAAGCGCGAGATGTCCGCGATAACTCCTTGCGTGTACCCAACGGTGAAAAAGGACGAGTTGTAGACGTGCGCGTGTTTACCCGCGAACAAGGCGACGAATTGCCACCGGGCGCTAACATGGTAGTCCGGGTCTATGTAGCCCAAAAACGCAAAATCCAAGTCGGCGACAAAATGGCAGGACGACACGGCAATAAAGGAATTATTTCGCGCATTTTGCCTGTGGAAGATATGCCTTATTTGCCCGATGGATCGCCCGTAGACATTGTGCTTAATCCCTTGGGTGTACCCTCACGAATGAACGTCGGACAAGTATTTGAATGCTTGTTAGGCTGGGCGGGAGAAAACCTCGGACTGCGGTTTAAGATTACTCCCTTTGACGAAATGTACGGGGAAGAATCATCGCGGACAATTGTGCATGGAAAACTCACCGAAGCCCGTGAAGAAACCGGGAAAGATTGGTTATTTGACCCCGAACAACCAGGCAAAATTCAGTTGTACGACGGTCGCACGGGAGAACCTTTCGATCGCCCGGTAACAGTGGGTATCGCTTATATGCTGAAATTGGTGCATTTAGTCGATGACAAAATCCACGCCCGTTCTACTGGCCCTTACTCCTTGGTTACGCAGCAGCCTTTGGGCGGTAAAGCGCAACAAGGCGGTCAGAGATTTGGAGAGATGGAAGTGTGGGCGCTGGAAGCTTTTGGAGCAGCTTACACCTTACAGGAATTGCTGACAGTCAAGTCCGATGATATGCAGGGACGAAATGAAGCATTAAATGCGATCGTCAAAGGCAAAGCCATTCCTCGTCCCGGTACGCCCGAATCGTTTAAAGTGCTGATGCGAGAATTGCAATCTCTAGGTTTAGATATTGCCGTCCACAAAGTAGAACTTCAATCTGATGGCAGTTCTTTAGACGTGGAAATTGATTTGATGGCAGATACCGGAGGTCGTCGGACTCCCAATCGTCCTACCTACGAATCTCTCAGCCGTGAAGCACTCGAAGAAGAAGTATAGCCAAAAAAGCTAAAAGTAAATTTTTTTACTTTTAGCTCTCCTCCCGGCTTTTAGTGCGATCTATTCCCTTTCTCCCCATCCTTATTTAACTTATGAGAACGCCACAAGTTACGCAATTTGATTACGTCAAAATTGGCATCGCCTCCCCAGAAAGAATTCGGCAGTGGGGAGAGCGAACCCTACCCAATGGTCAAGTGGTAGGAGAAGTTACTAAGCCAGAAACTATTAACTACCGTACTTTGAAGCCAGAAATGGACGGCTTGTTTTGCGAACGGATTTTTGGACCGGCTAAGGACTGGGAATGTCATTGCGGGAAGTATAAGAGAGTTAGACATCGCGGTATTGTTTGCGAACGTTGTGGTGTGGAAGTAACTGAGGCTAGAGTCCGCCGCCATCGCATGGGTTTTATCAAACTTGCTGCTCCCGTGGCTCACGTTTGGTACTTAAAAGGAATACCTAGTTATATTGCGATTTTGCTAGATATGCCGTTGAGGGATGTGGAGCAAATTGTTTACTTCAATGCCTACGTGGTTTTAGCACCAGGTAACGCCGATACCCTCACTTACAAGCAATTACTAACTGAAGATCAGTGGTTAGAAATAGAAGACCAGCTTTATAGCGAAGAATCAGAACTTAGTGGTGTAGAAGTAGGCATTGGTGCGGAGGCATTGGCGCGGCTACTGCAAGACATTAAACTTGAAGCTGAGGCAGAAAGCTTACGCGAAGAAATCGCTGGTGCTAAAGGACAAAAACGCGCCAAATTAATTAAACGGCTGCGAGTAATTGACAACTTTGTGGCTACAGGATCGTTGCCTGAATCGATGGTAATGAAGGTAATTCCCGTGATCCCGCCAGATTTGCGCCCCATGGTGCAGTTAGACGGTGGACGGTTTGCAACGTCCGACTTGAACGATCTTTATCGCCGCGTGATTAACCGGAATAATCGTTTGGCTAGATTGCAGGAAATCTTAGCGCCAGAAATTATTGTCCGTAACGAAAAGCGGATGTTGCAAGAAGCGGTGGATGCCTTAATTGACAACGGTAGACGCGGACGGACGGTAGTAGGCGCAAATAACCGCCCCTTGAAGTCTTTATCAGACATTATTGAAGGTAAACAAGGTCGTTTCCGGCAAAACTTACTCGGAAAACGGGTAGATTATTCTGGGCGATCGGTAATTGTCGTCGGGCCAAAGCTAAAAATTCATCAGTGCGGTTTGCCAAGAGAAATGGCAATTGAGCTATTTCAACCTTTTGTAATTCATCGGCTAATTCGCAGCAATGTAGTTAATAACATTAAAGCGGCTAAAAAGTTGATTTCTCGCGGCGATCCTAGCGTCTGGGGTGTTTTAGAAGAAGTAATTGAAGGACATCCCGTATTGCTTAACCGCGCTCCGACTTTACACCGATTGGGGATTCAAGCTTTTGAACCAATTTTAGTAGAAGGTCGAGCAATTCAATTGCATCCCTTGGTATGTCCAGCTTTTAACGCCGACTTTGACGGCGACCAAATGGCGGTACACATTCCTTTGTCTTTAGAAAGTCAAGCGGAAGCAAGACTATTGATGTTGGCTTCTAATAATATCTTGTCTCCGGCGACCGGAAGACCGATTGTGACTCCAAGTCAAGATATGGTGTTGGGTTGCTATTACTTAACGGCGGAAAACCCCAATAGTAATGATGGAGGAACTCGCTATTTTGCTTCCTTAGACGATGCCATCATGGCTTACGAACAAAAGCAGGTACACATCCATGCCAAAGTTTGGGTGCGTTTTGACGGCTTAGTAGATTCCGACGATGACGGCGAACAAAAGGTAGAAAAGCAAAGTGATGGGACGCGGGTAATTACAAACAACAATATTCGTCGCCGTGAAGATGCGGACGGCGAAGTAATTTCCCAGTTTGTTCGCACCACCCCCGGCAGGATTATCTACAACAAAACCATTCAAGAAGTATTGCAGTAAAACGGCTCTCAGCTAATTGACTAACATAAGGGATGCAAAAATGGCAGACGGCAAAGAAATGATTTTTCGCAATCGCGTGGTAGATAAAGGTCAACTCAAAAAGTTGATCGCCTGGGCGTTTACTAACTATGGCACAGCTAAAACCGCCGCGATCGCCGACCGATTGAAAGATTTAGGTTTTCGCTACGCTACGGTGGCGGGAGTCTCGATTAGCGTTGACGACTTGAAAGTTCCCCCCACCAAAAAACTGCTCTTGGAAGCGGCGGAAACTGAGATTTTGGCGACGGAAGAACGCTATACGCGTGGCGAAATTACCGAAGTAGAACGCTTCCAAAAGGTAATTGACACTTGGAATAGTACGTCAGAATCCCTTAAAGATGAGGTGGTGGCACATTTTAAAGCTACAGACCCCCTCAACTCGGTGTACATGATGGCGTTCTCTGGTGCGAGGGGAAATATCTCCCAAGTCCGCCAGCTTGTAGGAATGCGCGGCTTGATGGCCGATCCCCAGGGAGAAATCATTGACCAACCAATTAAAACCAACTTTAGAGAAGGTTTAACGGTAACAGAGTATATTATTTCTTCCTACGGAGCCAGAAAAGGACTTGTAGACACCGCTTTAAGAACGGCGGATTCTGGTTATTTGACTCGCCGCTTGGTGGACGTATCTCAAGACGTAATCGTGCGCGAGTTAGATTGCGGAACGACACGGGGAATTATGGTGCGTCCAATGGTGGAAAACGATCGCATCATGATTCCGCTAAGTTCTCGTTTGTTGGGACGAGTACCCTTAGAAGATGTAGTTCACCCCAAAACTAAAGCAGTAATTTCTGGCAAAAATCAGCCGATGTGCGACGATATAGCGATCGCCATTCAAAAAGCTGGGGTAAACGAAGTTATGGTACGCAGTCCCTTAACTTGCGAAGCAGCGCGATCGGTATGTCAGCATTGCTACGGCTGGAGTTTAGCTCATGCCAAGCTTGTAGACTTAGGGGAAGCAGTGGGAATTATTGCCGCTCAAAGTATCGGTGAACCTGGAACTCAGTTAACAATGCGGACGTTCCATACTGGGGGCGTATTTACCGGAGAAGTAGCGCGTCAAGTTCGCAGTGAAGAAGAAGGCACAATTCGCCTTCCCAAAAAGCTGCGAACAAGACCTTTTAGAACTCGTCATGGTGAAGATGCTTTATTTGTAGAAGCCAATGGCGACTTGATGTTGGAAGTAAGTAGCGGCAAATCTGTTACTATTCCCGTTACTCAAGGATCGACTATCTATATTGTGGATGGTCAAAAAGTCAGTTCCGATCAGTTACTAGCGGAAGTTGCGATCGGTAGCCGCACAAACCGCGCCCACACTGAAAAAGCAACTAAAGACGTTTCTTCTGATTTAGCGGGAGAGGTGAAATTTGCCGATTTAGTCCCGGAAGAAAAAACCGACAGACAAGGTAATACGACAACTACAGCCACCAGAGGCGGCTTGATTTGGGTGTTATCGGGAGAAGTTTATAACTTACCCCCTGGAGCAGAACCAAGTGTAGTTAATGGCGATCGCGTAGAAGCAAATAGCGTCCTAGCCGAAGCCAAAATTCATACTCTACACGGCGGGATAGTGCGATCGGCTGCCGAAACCCCCGATTCCGGTCACAGCGCCCGTGAAATTGAAATTATCACCGCTTCCGTAGTCCTAGACACCGCTACTGTGCGCGTAGAGCAATCTTCTCGCCAGGGCGATCACTATATCATTGAAACAAATCATGGAGCAATGTTCTCGCTCCTAGCCACCCCAGGGACAAAAGTTCAAACAGGTCAAGTAGTCGCTGAATTAATCTCTGACCAATACCGCACCAATACTGGTGGCTTGATTAAATATGCTGGTGTAGAAGTTGCCAAAAAAGGTAAGGGCAAACAAGGCTACGAAGTAGTTAAGGGTGGAACAATCTTGTGGATTCCTGAAGAAACTCACGAAGTTAATAAAGATATCTCTTTATTGCTCGTCGAAGACGCTCAGTATGTGGAAGCAGGGACAGAAGTTGTTAAAGACATTTTCTGCGAAACTAACGGCGTAGTCGAAGTAACTCAGAAAAACGACATTTTGCGCGAACTTGTGATCAAGCCCGGCGAATTGCTGATGCTAGATGACCCAGAATCAGTATTAAACCGGGATGGTACTTTTGCTCAACCTGGAGAGGAATTGATTCCGGGCTACATTGCCTCAGAGCTACGCTATATCGAATATATAGAATCTTCCTCTAATGGCCCAGCTTTACTATTGCGTCCTGTTACTGAGTTTACTGTTCCCGATTCTCCTTCCGTCCCTAGTACAAAATCTAGCACTGGGGAAGGACGATCAATTGAACTAAGAGCAGTTAGTCGCTTGCCTTACAAAGATTCTGAGCGCGTCAAATCTGTTGAGGGAGTTGAGCTACTGCGGACTCAGTTAGTTTTAGAAATGGATCAAACTCACTCGGCGGAATATACTGGCGGTTCGCCCATTGTGGCAGATATCGAGCTTGTAACCGATGCCCAAAATTCGGAAATCAAACGCTTGCAATTAGTGATTTTAGAATCGTTAATTATTCGCAAAGATATTCCCGCCGATGTTACCCAAGGCAGCACCAATACTAAATTCAATGTAGTTGAAGGGCAAGAAATTGCTCCAAAAGCTGTAGTTGCTCGAACGGAAGTTTTGTGCAAAGAAGCTGGGACTGTGCGCGGAGTTAGGGAAGGTGCTGAAGCGATTCGCCGAATTTTGATCTTAAGAGAAAAGGATTGCTTTACCATAGTTACAAACGAAAAGCCCCGCTTTAAAGTGGGTAGTTTGTTAATTGCTGGTAGCGAAATCGCTCCGGGTGTATTTACAGAAGAATCTGCTCAAGTAATCGAAATCACGGGACTAGGCAAACAAGAAACTGCTCAAACCAGTAATCAACTATCCACTAGCTCTTACAAAGTGACTTTACGCATCGCCCGCCCTTACCGGGTTAGCCCTGGGGCAATGTTGCAAGTCGATGATGCGGGATTGGTTCAACGGGGTGACAACTTAGTATTGCTTGTATTTGAGCGGACGAAAACTGGGGATATTATTCAAGGATTGCCTAGAATTGAGGAACTTCTAGAGGCACGGAAGCCTAAAGAAGCCTGTATTCTAGCCGTTAGACCTGGAACTGTAGAACTAAATCGGGTAGAAGACGAAACTATTGCTATTAAAGTAATTGAAGATAACGGTACGATTACTGATTATCCTCTAGGTCCTGGGCAAAATCCTGTAGTTTCTGATGGCTCGGTAGTAGATGTAGGAATGCAGCTAACCGACGGGCCGGCAAATCCCCACGAAATTTTGGAGGTGTTCTTCAACTACTATTCCCTGCAAAAAGGTTCTGCTGCCTCTACCGAAGCGTTGCAAAAAGTGCAAAACTTCTTAGTAAATGAGGTGCAGTTGGTGTATCAATCCCAAGGAATTGATATTGCTGATAAGCATATTGAGACTATTGTCCGCCAGATGACCTCTAAGGTACGGGTAGATGATGGTGGAGACACAACAATTTTGCCTGGAGAGTTGATTGAGCTACGCCAAATTGAACAGGTGAATGTAGCTATGAGTATTACCGGGGGCGCTTTAGCTCAGTACACGCCAATGTTGTTGGGGATTACTAAAGCTTCGCTTAATACCGATAGTTTCATCTCGGCGGCATCTTTCCAAGAAACTACCAGAGTGCTAACGGAAGCCGCTATTGAGGGCAAATCCGACTGGCTGCGTGGTTTAAAAGAAAACGTGATTATTGGGCGCTTGATTCCGGCGGGTACGGGCTTTAATGCTTATGAAGAGCCATTATCGGTTTCTGAAGATCCAACCATAGATCCAAGTAGCGTATTTGAAGAAAGCGACGATCCGTTAGATGTAGTCCTAGACGATCGCACTGCTCGCGCTTATAACTTTGAAAGCGGTTTGGGAGAAGGGTTTAACTTTGATCGCGGTACTGTTACTCCTGAAGAGGAGGAATTGGTAGATGATGCAGTAGTAGACGATGTTGAAGATGATGACGATGATTTTGAAGATGATGACGATGATGATGATGATTTTGAAGATGACGACGAATAACTTTTAAGCGATCATTTAGTTTAAAAAAGCCTAGCGATTGTGAGCGCTAGGCTTTTTTATTAAAGATTGGCTATAGCTCCGATCAACTGGCAAATTGCCTACAATGTTTATAACTGTTTTAGCTAATTAATTAATTCAATCATTATGCAAAAAAATACTGGACTAGCAGTAATCTTAGGCATAATTAGTACGGCTATACTAGCTGACCCCCTGTTTGCTTTGCAGCCAATGCCTATAGCTACTGAGCAAATCTCTCAAGCTGGAAATAAAAAAATTCAACAAGCACAAGCCTATAACGATCGCAGTATAACTTTAGCAGAGCAAGGAAAAATTAAAAGTGCGATCGCGGCTTTCAATCAAGCTATCAAAATTTATCCCACGTTTGAAAATGCTCACAATAATTTAGGGTTGGCTTTGAGCAGTCAAGACCAATTTGCCGAGGCTGTAGCCGCTTTTAAACAAGCTTTGGCTATCAATCCCCAAAATTTAGAAACCTACAATAATCTGGGGGTTGCTTTGGGTAGTCAAGGTAATTTTATTGAAGCAATTAGCGTATTTAATCAAGCTGTCCAAATTAACCCTAGTGAGCCAACTTCTCATCAAAACTTAGGTGTAGCGTTTTGGAGTCAGGGAAAAGTACCTGAAGCTGTTGCATCATTACAAAGAGCTAAAAAACTGTATGCAGCGCAAAACAAGCCGGAGGGAGTACAACAAATAGAAGAAATTATCCAGCAAGTGCGATCGCGTTAACGATTTATTTCATCAGATATTAATTTGCTTAACTAGGGAATACTAAGCTAGTAATTTTCTGATCACCCAATCATGATTGTTAAAGAACTCGATCCGTTTATTCCTCAAGACAAGTTTGCCAAAGCTGGGAAGGAAGCAGAACAACAGATGAGTTTTTATCTGCGCCGAGCTTTTGCAGATGACAAAAATATCTACGTGTTTAACGATTTACGCTTGGAATACGAAGGTGATGCTGCCCAAATCGATCATTTAATTTTTCATCAATACGGCATGATTATTATTGAAAGTAAAAGCGTCAGTAGCCGTGTCGAAATTAACGAACAACAAGAGTGGATTAGATGGTTTAACAACACTGATCAAGGTATGGCATCCCCTATTATTCAAGCTCGCGAACAAGGGGATTTTCTTAAGAAGTATTTGAATCTACACGCTGAGGTTTTATTAAGCAAAATCTTGGGTATGCAACATTACTTTGGATCGATGCCAATTGATGTACTTGTAGCAATATCTGACTCTGGGATTATCGAGCGCCCTAAAAAAATGTCTTTAGAGGAGGTATGCAAGGCAGATCAAATTTGCGATGGAGTGCGATCGCTTTTGGACAAACAACAAAAAGAGTGTACTTTATTCAGTTTTAACAGTCCAAGGCTCTCATTTAATAAAGATGAAGTAAATAAGGTTGTAGCGTTTTTACTAAAAGAGCATAAACCTTCACCCTATAAAACTGAAGCAGAAACTATATCTAAACCTAATTTACAAACTTCCCCGCCAGAAAAAAAAGTAGTTATTCAAGCTAAATCTGAAACTCCTTCTATCCTCAAGCCCAGTAAAGCAATACTTTCTCAAAGCGTAATTAAATACTCCTGCCGTCAATGCAATAAAACTAATTTATCTGTATCATCTGGCAAATATGGTTACTATTTCAAATGCTTAGAATGCGAAGGTAACACGCCAATTAATGTTCTTTGTCCAACTTGTAATAATAAAGAGAAGATTCGCAAGAGTGGAAATCAATTTTTTGCAGAATGCGCTCGCTGTAAAACCTCTGATTTGTTTTACACTAACTCCTCAAGCTGAAATCCATAATTCAAATTAAAAAATAATAAATTTGTATTAAGTTTTCTGATAAAACTTAATTAAGATACCCGTGTGAGGCGACAAAATGGCGGCAGATTATCCAGATATCGATATTGCTCCTTTAATCGATCACACTCTGTTAAATCCCTTGGCGACTCCAGAGCAAATAGAAAAACTTTGCCAAGAAGCTGATAGATATCAGTTTGCGGCGGTTTGCGTATATCCCTGTTATGTGCGTTTTGCTGCCGAATTACTCCAAAGGAAGAATCCTAAAATATGTACCGTAATCGGCTTTCCTAGTGGTGCAAATACTTCTGCTACTAAGCTCTACGAAGCGCGAGAAGCTGTAGAAAACGGCGCGACGGAACTAGATGTAGTAATCAATTTAGGTTGGTTAAGAATGGGCAAAACTGAAGAAGTACACCGAGAAATTGCCCAAATCTGCGACGAAACAGGAGTCACGGTTAAGGCAATATTAGAAACTACCCTGCTGACAGAGGCAGAAAAGCGCCTTGCTGCGGAACTATGTATGGATGCAGGTGTAACATTTCTGAAAACAAGTACAGGCTGGAATGGGGGAGCAACAGTAGCAGATGTGAAATTACTTTACGAATTAGCAAAAGAGCGAGTAGGAATCAAAGCATCTGGCGGGATTATCAAAATTGAGCAAGCTTTGGATTTGGTGGTAGCTGGCGCAACTCGTTTAGGAACGTCTCGCGGTGTGGATTTACTGCGTCAACGCGATACTGTGGAGAAAGACTAAGTTTAAAATCGTTTACTTAATAAAAAAATTTAGCTTTCACCAATGCTAATAGCCAAATATGAGTCGAACCTATAAAGCTACTGGAATTAATCTTAAAAGTATGCCCCTAGGTGAAGCCGATCGCCTGGTTACAGTTTTGACGCAAGAATATGGCTTGATTCGCGCCGTAGCACCCGGAGCGCGTAAACAAAATTCTAGCTTGGGCGGTAGAAGTGGTTTGTTTGTGGTGAACGAGTTATTGATTGCTAAAGGGCGATCGCTCGATAAAATTACTCAAGCAGAAACTATTACAACTTACCCCCGTCTTAGCCGCGATTTGGGTAAACTAGCCGCTTGTCAATACATGGCAGAAATCGTTATGTGTCAAGCTTTGAGCGAACAACCGCAAAATGAATTGTTTTGTTTACTTAACGAACATCTTAAACGTTTGGAGCAATTGCCTAGCAATTCGGAGTTTTTAATCTTGGCTTATCTGAGTCAAGCAGTTTTTCATTTGCTCTCTTTAGCGGGAATCACCCCCCAAGTGCAGCAATGTCAATTGACACAAAAAACAATTATTCCTGAAAAGAGCGATCGCAACTTTGAGCAAGTAGGTTTTAGTATCGCCGCCGGAGGCATAATTAGTTTAGAGGCGTGGAAAACTTTACAAGCCCAAAACAAAGCTGTGATTTACCGCACCGAGCCAGTTACAACGACTTTGGTAAAAGAAATTGGGACAAATTACCAGACAAACCAACCACTACCAAAACTAAATGCTCGTTTTAGCAGCAACGAACTTGCTTTAATGCAGCAACTAGCCGATACCGAGCTAAGTCAAGTAGAACAATCTAATCCTAGCTGGCTATCTATTGAAAAGATTTTACGTCAATACGTTGAGT from Synechocystis sp. PCC 7509 includes these protein-coding regions:
- the rpoB gene encoding DNA-directed RNA polymerase subunit beta; amino-acid sequence: MTTDNYIEPAFLLPDLIDIQRSSFRWFLEEGLIEELNSFSPITDYTGKLELHFLGHNYKLKQPKYDVDEAKRRDSSYAVQMYVPTRLINKETGEIKEQEVFIGDLPLMTDRGTFIINGAERVIVNQIVRSPGVYYKSEVDKNGRRTYSASLIPNRGAWLKFETDRNGLVWVRIDKTRKLSAQVLLKALGLSDNEIFESLRHPEYFQKTIEKEGQFSEDDALMELYRKLRPGEPPTVSGGNQLLESRFFDPKRYDLGRVGRYKINKKLRLSIPDTTRVLTPVDILAAVDYLINLEFDMGSIDDIDHLGNRRVRSVGELLQNQVRVGLNRLERIIRERMTVSDPDTLTPASLVNPKPLVAAIKEFFGSSQLSQFMDQTNPLAELTHKRRLSALGPGGLTRERAGFAVRDIHPSHYGRICPVETPEGPNAGLIGSLATHAKVNQYGFLETPFRPVENGIVQFDKPPVYMTADEEDDLRVAPGDLPIDENGQILGKKVTVRYRQEFASTTPDQVDYVAVSPVQIVSVATSLIPFLEHDDANRALMGSNMQRQAVPLLKPERPLVGTGLEAQAARDSGMVIVSRTDGEVVYVDATKIRVRVKSKEIAGGAQTTAQPQEIEYPISKYQRSNQDTCLNQRPLVRFGDRVVAGQVLADGSSTEGGELALGQNITVAYMPWEGYNYEDAILICEKLVQDDVYTSIHVEKYEIEARQTKLGPEEITREIPNVGEDALRQLDEQGIIGIGAWVDSGDILVGKVTPKGESDQPPEEKLLRAIFGEKARDVRDNSLRVPNGEKGRVVDVRVFTREQGDELPPGANMVVRVYVAQKRKIQVGDKMAGRHGNKGIISRILPVEDMPYLPDGSPVDIVLNPLGVPSRMNVGQVFECLLGWAGENLGLRFKITPFDEMYGEESSRTIVHGKLTEAREETGKDWLFDPEQPGKIQLYDGRTGEPFDRPVTVGIAYMLKLVHLVDDKIHARSTGPYSLVTQQPLGGKAQQGGQRFGEMEVWALEAFGAAYTLQELLTVKSDDMQGRNEALNAIVKGKAIPRPGTPESFKVLMRELQSLGLDIAVHKVELQSDGSSLDVEIDLMADTGGRRTPNRPTYESLSREALEEEV
- a CDS encoding DNA-directed RNA polymerase subunit gamma, whose product is MRTPQVTQFDYVKIGIASPERIRQWGERTLPNGQVVGEVTKPETINYRTLKPEMDGLFCERIFGPAKDWECHCGKYKRVRHRGIVCERCGVEVTEARVRRHRMGFIKLAAPVAHVWYLKGIPSYIAILLDMPLRDVEQIVYFNAYVVLAPGNADTLTYKQLLTEDQWLEIEDQLYSEESELSGVEVGIGAEALARLLQDIKLEAEAESLREEIAGAKGQKRAKLIKRLRVIDNFVATGSLPESMVMKVIPVIPPDLRPMVQLDGGRFATSDLNDLYRRVINRNNRLARLQEILAPEIIVRNEKRMLQEAVDALIDNGRRGRTVVGANNRPLKSLSDIIEGKQGRFRQNLLGKRVDYSGRSVIVVGPKLKIHQCGLPREMAIELFQPFVIHRLIRSNVVNNIKAAKKLISRGDPSVWGVLEEVIEGHPVLLNRAPTLHRLGIQAFEPILVEGRAIQLHPLVCPAFNADFDGDQMAVHIPLSLESQAEARLLMLASNNILSPATGRPIVTPSQDMVLGCYYLTAENPNSNDGGTRYFASLDDAIMAYEQKQVHIHAKVWVRFDGLVDSDDDGEQKVEKQSDGTRVITNNNIRRREDADGEVISQFVRTTPGRIIYNKTIQEVLQ
- a CDS encoding DNA-directed RNA polymerase subunit beta'; amino-acid sequence: MADGKEMIFRNRVVDKGQLKKLIAWAFTNYGTAKTAAIADRLKDLGFRYATVAGVSISVDDLKVPPTKKLLLEAAETEILATEERYTRGEITEVERFQKVIDTWNSTSESLKDEVVAHFKATDPLNSVYMMAFSGARGNISQVRQLVGMRGLMADPQGEIIDQPIKTNFREGLTVTEYIISSYGARKGLVDTALRTADSGYLTRRLVDVSQDVIVRELDCGTTRGIMVRPMVENDRIMIPLSSRLLGRVPLEDVVHPKTKAVISGKNQPMCDDIAIAIQKAGVNEVMVRSPLTCEAARSVCQHCYGWSLAHAKLVDLGEAVGIIAAQSIGEPGTQLTMRTFHTGGVFTGEVARQVRSEEEGTIRLPKKLRTRPFRTRHGEDALFVEANGDLMLEVSSGKSVTIPVTQGSTIYIVDGQKVSSDQLLAEVAIGSRTNRAHTEKATKDVSSDLAGEVKFADLVPEEKTDRQGNTTTTATRGGLIWVLSGEVYNLPPGAEPSVVNGDRVEANSVLAEAKIHTLHGGIVRSAAETPDSGHSAREIEIITASVVLDTATVRVEQSSRQGDHYIIETNHGAMFSLLATPGTKVQTGQVVAELISDQYRTNTGGLIKYAGVEVAKKGKGKQGYEVVKGGTILWIPEETHEVNKDISLLLVEDAQYVEAGTEVVKDIFCETNGVVEVTQKNDILRELVIKPGELLMLDDPESVLNRDGTFAQPGEELIPGYIASELRYIEYIESSSNGPALLLRPVTEFTVPDSPSVPSTKSSTGEGRSIELRAVSRLPYKDSERVKSVEGVELLRTQLVLEMDQTHSAEYTGGSPIVADIELVTDAQNSEIKRLQLVILESLIIRKDIPADVTQGSTNTKFNVVEGQEIAPKAVVARTEVLCKEAGTVRGVREGAEAIRRILILREKDCFTIVTNEKPRFKVGSLLIAGSEIAPGVFTEESAQVIEITGLGKQETAQTSNQLSTSSYKVTLRIARPYRVSPGAMLQVDDAGLVQRGDNLVLLVFERTKTGDIIQGLPRIEELLEARKPKEACILAVRPGTVELNRVEDETIAIKVIEDNGTITDYPLGPGQNPVVSDGSVVDVGMQLTDGPANPHEILEVFFNYYSLQKGSAASTEALQKVQNFLVNEVQLVYQSQGIDIADKHIETIVRQMTSKVRVDDGGDTTILPGELIELRQIEQVNVAMSITGGALAQYTPMLLGITKASLNTDSFISAASFQETTRVLTEAAIEGKSDWLRGLKENVIIGRLIPAGTGFNAYEEPLSVSEDPTIDPSSVFEESDDPLDVVLDDRTARAYNFESGLGEGFNFDRGTVTPEEEELVDDAVVDDVEDDDDDFEDDDDDDDDFEDDDE